From a single Campylobacter concisus genomic region:
- a CDS encoding argininosuccinate synthase: MKKDVKKVVLAYSGGLDTSIILKWLQDEYNCEVVTFTADIGQGEELEPARKKALALGVKPENIFIEDLREEFVRDYVFPMFRANAVYEGEYLLGTSIARPLIAKRQSEIARLVGADGVSHGATGKGNDQVRFELGYYALGDNLTIIAPWREWDLNSREKLLAYAEKNGIDITKKPGKSPYSMDANLLHISYEGLVLEDPSHAPEDDMWRWTVSPKDAPDKSEIIEIGYEKGDPVSINGKKMSPAEILTELNRLGAKHGIGRLDIVENRSVGMKSRGCYETPGGTIMLKAHRAIESITLDRGAAHLKDEIMPKYAELIYNGYWWSPERNMLQALIDKSQEYVNGSVKVELYKGNVTILGRNSKDDNLFSEAYCTFEEDSVYDQKDAEGFIKLNALRFIIARKNGRKFD, from the coding sequence CTCTGGCGGACTTGACACAAGTATCATTTTAAAATGGCTTCAAGATGAATATAACTGCGAAGTAGTCACATTTACAGCTGACATCGGCCAAGGCGAAGAGCTAGAGCCTGCACGTAAAAAAGCCCTAGCACTTGGCGTGAAACCTGAAAATATTTTTATTGAAGATTTAAGAGAAGAATTTGTACGTGATTATGTATTTCCAATGTTTAGAGCCAATGCGGTCTACGAGGGCGAGTATCTACTTGGCACATCAATCGCTCGCCCACTAATAGCAAAACGCCAAAGCGAGATCGCAAGACTTGTTGGTGCTGATGGCGTGAGCCACGGAGCAACAGGCAAAGGCAACGACCAAGTTCGCTTTGAGCTTGGATACTACGCGCTCGGCGACAACCTAACTATTATAGCTCCATGGCGCGAGTGGGATCTAAATAGCCGCGAAAAACTTTTGGCATATGCTGAGAAAAACGGCATAGATATCACTAAAAAACCAGGCAAAAGCCCATACTCAATGGACGCAAATTTACTTCACATAAGCTACGAAGGTCTAGTGCTTGAAGACCCAAGCCACGCACCAGAAGATGATATGTGGAGATGGACAGTAAGCCCCAAAGATGCTCCAGATAAAAGCGAGATCATCGAGATCGGCTATGAAAAAGGTGATCCAGTGAGCATAAACGGTAAAAAAATGAGCCCAGCTGAAATTTTAACCGAGCTAAACCGCCTTGGCGCAAAACACGGTATAGGCAGACTTGACATCGTAGAAAACCGCTCTGTTGGTATGAAGAGTCGCGGATGTTACGAAACTCCTGGCGGCACGATAATGCTAAAAGCTCATAGAGCGATCGAGAGCATCACGCTTGACCGCGGCGCAGCTCACTTAAAAGATGAGATCATGCCAAAATACGCCGAGCTAATTTACAACGGCTACTGGTGGTCACCTGAGCGAAATATGCTCCAAGCTCTCATCGATAAGAGCCAAGAGTACGTAAATGGCTCTGTTAAAGTTGAGCTTTATAAAGGCAACGTGACTATTCTTGGCAGAAACAGCAAAGATGATAATCTATTTAGCGAGGCATACTGCACATTTGAAGAAGACAGCGTTTATGACCAAAAAGATGCAGAGGGATTTATCAAACTAAATGCGCTTCGTTTTATCATCGCACGTAAAAATGGGCGAAAATTTGACTAA